From the Chloroflexus aurantiacus J-10-fl genome, one window contains:
- the drmA gene encoding DISARM system helicase DrmA, whose translation MNIRDELLTALVREILGPRNGRYEILPQDEDPRQEYITGVLEPRNARSQDERIEDQVDQVIEETSSEEDQDNQGFVAATGMFSPALDPRALPRSIGLSFTVKAAQGDPYIEICITWARYLRNTDKEYERKPEMYLSGPVNATLDSQSFMPDKDIRLLVRSRRVEDSYRISIFLVNERIVPEESRPQTEDYLFQPQIRVHLSAGTHLIPVQIAETESTLLAEETREEESLALQYRHRTALARGHMCAAIWKEIDPEKSTAFERPAEAPFAWTDAEIVPETERAKFSPADVRTELVPIYLVQSPDISWNTSYGPSPELRAEVLAETWQPEALRAALQPLVNGYRAWITEQERAVPTLDGNFQMAAQRNLEECQRTATRIQEAIDVLCTNEDARLAFCFANKAIAMQAGWKHRGQTGGQFTWRPFQLAFIMLNIPPLVNPLRPDRETCDLLWFPTGGGKTEAYLGLTAFLLGLRRLVARRNRQGDTTGGGVAVLSRYTLRLLTIQQFRRALGVITACEILRVWGLKDNQPAGWRPQACLHKDDFLWGGVRFSAGLWVGGGVTPNQLRGFGFTNAGNSYSYIPGALDILKGIRQNQKNASYVSQGEPAQVTQCPVCGALLAVPEEGLGEGSHTLYLTGMNLPPTAPINIRHPKPKVKIENVRIRHFVNTCSTLVLQIRIEPQEQWKAEEVDTYVWNMLQPLLGANAAFQAARPSRPGYYIISVTTQRNSSKDIDFEIFCPNPDCELNQHAWAEQVPLPRESRTVQWRGQVNLRLAAQRESGLPLSDDMDWQDIPEPFREAGYQKRSRAIPVPAFTVDDQIYARCPSLVISTVDKFARLAYEGEAAALFGNVTHYHARYGYYRQGNPADHLATLPKSNRVGYFRHPSPEDACVQVEPFAPPDLILQDELHLIEGPLGSMVGIYETAVDYLCQRVVNGSVVRPKYIASTATVRRADPQVKALFNRSLAQFPPPALSADDRFFAVTGETHPLDATRPGRLYVGVCAPGKGAQTPIVRIWSALLQCAEDLRLNGRPDNELDPFWTLVGYFNALRELAGTLSLYRQDIPEWLKHRSSNRRNLDEYQRVELSSRSKSTELPNLLRRLETALPSPSTPDAVFATSMFGTGVDVDRLSLMVVHGQPKTTSAYIQATGRVGRRTCGLVITSFRATRPRDLDHYEFFTGYHRGLYRHVEPVTVAPFSPRARERALGPVAVILLRLARQIGGVDLDELWRVEQRISSKFFSGAHHMRDKRYAPEVKTIPGLFEERAQNQPSGRRPAPGDTEREANSELDRWRMIAEQHSDPDEFVYSEPAVIRAPRRHVVLGDSQHLGRFEVAFENAPQSLRDIEETTMFED comes from the coding sequence ATGAACATTCGCGATGAACTACTGACTGCGCTGGTTCGTGAAATCCTGGGACCCCGCAATGGACGGTACGAAATCCTGCCGCAAGACGAGGACCCGCGCCAGGAATACATTACCGGTGTGCTGGAGCCGCGTAATGCCCGCTCGCAGGACGAACGTATCGAAGACCAGGTAGATCAGGTCATTGAAGAAACCTCCAGTGAAGAAGATCAGGATAATCAGGGCTTTGTGGCAGCGACAGGCATGTTCTCGCCTGCTCTCGACCCACGGGCATTGCCTCGTTCTATCGGGCTAAGCTTCACGGTGAAGGCAGCACAGGGTGATCCGTATATCGAAATTTGTATCACCTGGGCACGTTATCTGCGCAATACCGACAAAGAGTATGAACGCAAGCCGGAGATGTATCTCAGCGGACCGGTGAATGCCACCCTTGATAGTCAGTCCTTCATGCCAGATAAAGACATCCGTTTACTGGTTCGCTCTCGTCGTGTAGAGGACAGTTACCGCATCAGTATTTTCCTGGTCAATGAGCGTATCGTGCCAGAAGAATCACGTCCGCAAACAGAAGATTATCTCTTTCAGCCGCAAATTCGGGTTCATCTGTCGGCCGGTACACATCTGATCCCGGTACAGATAGCTGAAACAGAATCCACGCTGCTGGCTGAAGAAACCCGCGAAGAAGAGTCGCTGGCTTTACAGTATCGGCATCGCACCGCCCTGGCCCGTGGTCACATGTGTGCGGCGATCTGGAAGGAGATTGACCCGGAAAAGTCTACCGCCTTTGAACGTCCAGCGGAAGCGCCTTTTGCATGGACGGACGCAGAGATTGTGCCGGAGACCGAACGGGCAAAATTCTCGCCCGCCGACGTGCGTACCGAACTTGTCCCAATATATCTGGTTCAATCTCCAGATATTTCATGGAACACCAGTTATGGCCCGTCCCCGGAACTCCGTGCTGAAGTTCTGGCCGAAACGTGGCAACCAGAAGCGTTACGCGCTGCTCTCCAACCACTGGTAAACGGTTATCGTGCCTGGATCACAGAACAGGAACGTGCTGTTCCAACTCTTGATGGTAACTTTCAGATGGCTGCGCAGCGCAATCTGGAAGAGTGTCAACGTACCGCGACCAGGATTCAGGAAGCGATTGACGTGCTCTGTACAAATGAAGACGCACGCCTGGCGTTCTGCTTTGCGAACAAAGCCATTGCCATGCAGGCAGGCTGGAAACATCGCGGACAGACCGGTGGACAATTTACCTGGCGCCCGTTTCAACTGGCGTTTATCATGCTGAACATTCCCCCACTGGTCAATCCACTGCGTCCTGACCGCGAAACCTGTGACCTGTTATGGTTCCCCACCGGTGGCGGCAAAACCGAAGCCTATCTGGGTCTGACAGCTTTTCTTCTCGGCCTGCGCCGTCTTGTCGCCCGCAGGAACCGGCAGGGAGACACCACCGGTGGTGGAGTGGCGGTGCTCTCGCGTTACACGTTACGTCTGCTTACCATCCAGCAGTTTCGTCGTGCTTTGGGGGTCATTACCGCCTGCGAAATCCTGCGTGTCTGGGGACTGAAGGATAACCAACCGGCCGGCTGGCGACCACAGGCATGTCTGCACAAAGACGATTTTCTCTGGGGCGGCGTGCGTTTCTCTGCCGGTCTTTGGGTCGGTGGCGGCGTCACCCCCAATCAACTACGCGGATTTGGTTTTACAAATGCAGGCAATTCCTATTCTTACATTCCTGGCGCACTTGATATTTTGAAAGGCATACGTCAGAACCAAAAGAATGCATCATATGTATCCCAAGGTGAACCGGCTCAGGTCACTCAATGCCCGGTCTGCGGTGCGCTGCTGGCGGTGCCGGAAGAGGGTTTGGGTGAAGGGTCTCATACACTGTACCTGACTGGCATGAATCTGCCTCCAACTGCACCAATCAATATCCGGCATCCCAAACCAAAGGTTAAGATCGAGAATGTCCGTATCCGACACTTCGTCAACACCTGCAGCACGCTGGTTCTACAGATACGCATTGAACCACAGGAACAATGGAAAGCTGAGGAAGTGGATACCTATGTCTGGAATATGCTCCAGCCACTCCTTGGCGCAAATGCAGCATTTCAGGCTGCCCGTCCATCACGTCCGGGTTATTACATCATCAGTGTTACAACTCAGAGAAATTCATCTAAAGATATCGACTTTGAAATCTTCTGTCCTAATCCCGACTGTGAATTGAACCAGCATGCCTGGGCAGAACAGGTACCGCTACCACGCGAGAGCAGGACGGTTCAATGGAGAGGGCAGGTCAACCTGAGGCTTGCAGCACAACGTGAGTCTGGATTACCACTCTCCGATGACATGGACTGGCAAGATATTCCAGAGCCTTTCCGGGAAGCAGGGTACCAAAAACGTTCACGAGCCATCCCTGTTCCCGCTTTTACTGTTGATGATCAGATCTATGCTCGCTGTCCATCGCTGGTCATTTCAACGGTAGATAAGTTTGCCCGTCTGGCATACGAAGGAGAAGCAGCGGCATTGTTTGGTAATGTCACTCATTATCATGCCCGTTACGGTTATTATCGTCAGGGCAATCCCGCCGATCATCTTGCTACATTACCAAAATCGAACAGGGTGGGCTATTTCCGGCACCCCTCGCCAGAAGACGCCTGCGTACAGGTCGAGCCTTTCGCACCGCCCGACCTGATTTTGCAAGACGAACTGCATCTCATCGAAGGTCCACTGGGTAGCATGGTGGGGATTTACGAGACAGCGGTAGACTATCTCTGTCAGCGTGTAGTGAATGGTAGCGTGGTGCGCCCTAAATACATCGCTTCCACCGCCACTGTCCGTCGGGCTGATCCCCAGGTTAAAGCACTGTTCAACCGTTCACTGGCGCAATTCCCACCCCCGGCACTCTCCGCCGATGATAGATTTTTCGCTGTTACTGGGGAAACGCATCCGCTTGACGCCACTCGACCGGGGCGGTTATACGTTGGTGTCTGTGCTCCGGGCAAAGGTGCGCAAACACCAATTGTGCGCATCTGGTCGGCTCTCTTGCAGTGTGCCGAAGATTTGCGCCTCAATGGAAGACCCGATAATGAGCTGGATCCATTCTGGACGCTGGTGGGATACTTTAACGCCTTGCGTGAACTAGCAGGTACTCTCTCTCTTTACCGGCAAGACATCCCTGAATGGCTGAAGCATCGGTCTTCCAATCGCCGAAATCTGGATGAATATCAGCGTGTGGAACTCTCCAGCCGCTCGAAGTCGACCGAATTACCTAATCTGCTGCGCAGACTGGAAACTGCACTACCTTCACCGTCCACACCGGATGCTGTTTTTGCGACATCGATGTTTGGAACCGGAGTGGATGTTGATCGGCTGAGCCTGATGGTAGTACACGGTCAGCCCAAAACAACCTCCGCATACATCCAGGCGACTGGACGGGTAGGACGCAGAACCTGTGGCCTGGTGATTACCTCCTTTCGCGCCACCCGTCCACGTGACCTCGATCACTATGAATTTTTTACGGGCTACCATCGTGGTCTGTACCGGCATGTCGAGCCGGTTACAGTTGCCCCTTTCTCGCCACGGGCCCGCGAACGTGCCCTGGGACCGGTAGCTGTCATTCTCCTGCGTCTGGCACGTCAGATTGGCGGGGTTGATCTGGATGAACTATGGCGCGTGGAACAGCGTATCAGCAGCAAATTTTTCTCAGGCGCACACCATATGCGAGACAAACGCTATGCTCCAGAGGTCAAAACTATTCCAGGTCTATTTGAAGAACGTGCGCAAAATCAGCCATCAGGCCGCCGACCTGCGCCTGGGGACACTGAACGGGAAGCAAATTCAGAACTCGACCGCTGGCGAATGATTGCCGAACAACACTCCGATCCAGACGAATTCGTTTACAGTGAACCGGCTGTGATTCGGGCACCACGACGCCATGTTGTTCTTGGCGACTCACAACATCTGGGACGGTTTGAAGTTGCTTTTGAGAATGCCCCTCAATCTTTGCGCGATATTGAAGAAACAACCATGTTCGAGGATTAA
- a CDS encoding DNA-binding protein, with protein MTNDTLLPFSSDEVQALRVALHQWGAEHVRSFPWRQTTDPYHILLAEILLHRTQVKQVVPVYEAFLARYPDLTSLSQASQGDIYQMLGSLGLTWRSRLFYEMLQAIATRYHGNVPRRKEDLLSLPGISDYIASAVRCFAWNEPEVLLDTNTVRITGRLLGWPVRDSSRRSARFRHALASLLDHEQPRMFNYALLDLAHLVCLTRRQPLCAQCPLNTWCTFATQESTA; from the coding sequence ATGACCAACGATACGCTGCTTCCATTCAGCTCCGATGAGGTACAGGCCCTGCGTGTAGCGTTACACCAATGGGGGGCTGAGCATGTACGCTCATTTCCGTGGCGGCAAACGACGGACCCATACCATATCTTACTGGCAGAGATTTTGCTACATCGGACACAGGTAAAGCAGGTTGTGCCGGTATATGAAGCCTTCCTGGCCCGCTATCCTGATCTCACATCGCTCTCACAGGCATCTCAGGGTGACATCTATCAAATGCTCGGTTCACTGGGGTTAACCTGGCGATCCCGGTTGTTCTACGAGATGCTTCAGGCAATTGCCACTCGCTACCACGGCAACGTTCCACGCCGCAAAGAGGATTTGCTCTCCCTTCCCGGTATCAGTGATTACATTGCCAGTGCTGTACGTTGCTTTGCCTGGAACGAGCCAGAGGTTCTACTTGACACCAATACCGTGCGCATTACCGGACGACTGCTGGGCTGGCCGGTCAGAGACTCATCCCGACGCAGCGCACGCTTTCGGCACGCACTTGCTTCGCTCCTCGACCATGAACAGCCACGAATGTTCAACTACGCCCTGCTCGATCTGGCGCACCTGGTTTGCCTGACGCGCCGGCAACCGCTCTGCGCCCAATGCCCGCTCAACACCTGGTGTACCTTCGCAACACAGGAGTCCACGGCGTGA
- a CDS encoding DNA cytosine methyltransferase, with product MNTIRAIDLFCGIGGNSCGARAAGIDIAAGFDKWALAGQVFQDNFPEARFYNVDLAILSRRQIHHFHETIGHVDLILASPECTSHSVARGASPKDKASLRLSWNVWRFAEVFQPRWVVVENVPAFRLWEHYRHFLEIMQRSGYRVLEQMLVASAFGVPQRRRRLYLLFDRDREPRAVVPCRYEPLPASYAINLNGSYRYTPLVTANRAARTLVRAQNAIDVLGRDTPFLLVYYGSDKAGGWQSLDTPLRTITTLDRFALVRPDGRGGHEMRMLQPPELKKAMGFPPEFVINHGNRREQIKMLGNAVCPPVMQAIVQTLIADT from the coding sequence ATGAATACCATTCGAGCTATCGATCTATTTTGTGGTATTGGTGGTAATTCCTGCGGTGCGCGAGCGGCAGGGATCGACATCGCTGCCGGTTTCGACAAATGGGCACTCGCCGGACAGGTATTTCAGGATAACTTCCCGGAAGCACGATTTTACAACGTTGATCTTGCCATCCTGTCACGAAGGCAGATTCACCACTTTCACGAAACAATTGGTCACGTTGATCTTATTCTTGCTTCACCGGAGTGTACCAGCCACAGCGTGGCACGAGGCGCGAGTCCGAAAGACAAGGCCAGCCTTCGCCTTTCCTGGAATGTCTGGCGGTTTGCAGAAGTGTTTCAACCACGATGGGTAGTGGTTGAAAATGTTCCCGCTTTTCGTTTATGGGAACACTACAGACATTTTCTTGAGATCATGCAGCGTAGTGGTTATCGTGTTTTGGAGCAGATGCTGGTTGCCAGTGCATTCGGTGTGCCGCAAAGACGCCGTCGCCTGTATCTGCTCTTCGACCGTGATCGTGAACCACGCGCAGTTGTGCCCTGTCGTTATGAACCACTTCCAGCATCGTATGCGATAAACCTCAATGGCTCCTATCGTTATACACCACTGGTAACTGCAAACCGGGCTGCCCGCACGCTGGTAAGAGCACAGAACGCTATCGATGTTCTGGGCAGGGATACACCCTTTTTGCTCGTGTATTACGGTTCGGACAAAGCTGGTGGCTGGCAGTCACTTGACACACCACTGCGCACCATTACAACCCTGGACCGCTTTGCACTGGTGCGCCCGGACGGTCGTGGCGGCCATGAGATGCGAATGCTTCAGCCGCCTGAATTGAAAAAAGCGATGGGGTTTCCGCCGGAATTTGTCATTAATCACGGTAACCGCAGAGAACAGATTAAGATGTTGGGAAACGCCGTGTGTCCGCCAGTGATGCAGGCTATCGTTCAGACGCTGATTGCTGATACATGA
- the recO gene encoding DNA repair protein RecO, which produces MRERVYRSEAVILRRTDFAEADRLLLIATPTGKRWVIAKGARKMKSRLAGHIELFTHAQMMFAVGRNLDIVTQSQIVHAFPVLRTDLTRLGCGYYVAELYDRLAAESEENPLLFQLLVETLQALDGSANPELTLRSFELHLLHILGYRPQLHYCVVCNELLTPAADRYSPTLGGVLCPRDRTADPAALSMNEPTFRLLRYLQAQPVTAAETLRISPATRQEAATLLRASLRLLLERDLKSAGFLDHLLSSQ; this is translated from the coding sequence ATGCGAGAGCGAGTGTATCGCAGCGAGGCGGTTATTCTTCGTCGTACCGATTTTGCCGAAGCCGATCGTCTGCTCCTGATTGCTACGCCAACCGGTAAGCGATGGGTTATCGCCAAAGGTGCGCGCAAGATGAAGAGTCGGCTGGCCGGCCACATCGAACTCTTCACCCACGCGCAGATGATGTTTGCCGTGGGGCGTAATCTTGATATTGTTACCCAGAGTCAGATTGTGCATGCCTTTCCGGTCTTGCGTACCGATCTGACACGGTTGGGCTGTGGGTATTACGTGGCCGAGTTATACGACCGCCTGGCCGCTGAGTCGGAAGAAAACCCGCTCCTGTTTCAACTTCTGGTCGAGACGCTGCAAGCGCTGGATGGCAGCGCCAATCCTGAACTGACGTTGCGGAGCTTTGAATTACACCTGCTCCACATCCTCGGCTATCGTCCGCAGTTGCACTATTGCGTGGTTTGTAACGAGCTGTTGACGCCGGCTGCCGACCGGTATAGCCCGACGCTCGGTGGTGTGCTCTGCCCCCGTGATCGCACCGCCGATCCAGCCGCTCTCTCAATGAACGAGCCGACCTTTCGCCTGCTGCGCTATCTGCAAGCGCAACCTGTGACGGCTGCTGAAACACTCCGTATTTCACCAGCGACACGTCAGGAAGCCGCTACACTCCTGCGGGCCAGCTTACGCCTGTTGCTCGAACGTGATCTTAAATCAGCCGGGTTTCTCGATCATCTGTTATCATCACAGTAG
- the smc gene encoding chromosome segregation protein SMC, giving the protein MYLKRLEIQGFKTFATRTVFEFQPGITAVVGPNGSGKSNLADAVRWVLGEQSMAALRCKQAGELLFAGGGKRPPAGLAEVALTIDNSDRLLPLDFDEVTITRRVTRTGENEYFINRARVRLRDLLAAVEPLGGSYTIINQGLVDAALTLRPSERRRLFEDAAEIGGFELRKAEAIRRLRESETNLQRVADLLADLEPRLRSLRRQAGQARQYREWQAELHTLLARWHHAGWREAQAQEQQARLQAQQAEDELARRRAVHAGAMTAVQVHRAALRERREALGELHHQAALLHQQAEAIQRDLAIEQERLAATIRRSEEVERQLTMLSDRRQATTDERDRIAAQLAQIDQELMTIRQQLAMAEREQQADAQTRASLAAALTTAQERALQATRAEARVLSQIDQLTAQHERLHGEIERLAATLQQATINATTAQAAAANAQMALTAAAQEYQASSTVVQSTRQAVEQLRQARAALDEERAGCRHTLAEREARLEALTRLARSHAGTFAGVRTALEWAERHGRRFTLVQQLIRVPPELETAIEVALGARLQHIVVEQWRDAEDAIAELRRTGVGRATFLPLDTLRRPDHSRRPAFSSQVIGVASELVTCDPDYAIVVDQLLGRTLVVTDLATARAEVRNLPPGWTIVTLAGDQVQSGGAVTGGAPTKESGALRRERELRELPEQVAAARSALAAIDERRQALDQELQATITRLRNAEQAEREAQRRRDAARNALEQAQHRARQSEQEQQWLVNQQERLQQELTSLTAQLTSLREQQTALRHERSVAEAELAALREKQEQQAQADRAGQERLANLRATLTAGESRQRMLAELLAGHERTLADLTRQAHDLEATLNALRSERIEREAGYATMITRQQQLLSDLQTLRSHIEPLEAEIGAAEAELSQLEAAEVQATNDLLAAEAEHSRLVREAQRASDRLETLFERAAADGVDLTAPPPAEEGPPLSELPAAIEALRARILRLGVVNPLALEEYEEAANRHAFLTSQAADLRAASATLHQLIAELDEAMHSRFEHTFNAVAGEFSAVFQELFGGGSARLELVESTDSDEHNGKRTAPGVEIIARPPGKRPQNIALLSGGERTLTAVALLFAILKVNPSPFCILDETDAALDESNIGRFRTMLQRLTDRTQFIVITHNRGTIEVADTLYGVSMGDDGASRVVSLRVAEYVGTAP; this is encoded by the coding sequence ATGTACCTCAAACGACTGGAAATTCAAGGTTTCAAGACATTCGCGACCCGTACCGTCTTTGAGTTTCAGCCCGGGATTACGGCTGTGGTCGGGCCGAACGGGAGTGGCAAATCAAACCTGGCCGATGCAGTGCGCTGGGTGCTCGGCGAGCAGAGCATGGCCGCGCTCCGCTGCAAACAGGCCGGCGAGCTGCTGTTTGCCGGTGGTGGCAAGCGTCCGCCGGCAGGACTGGCCGAGGTGGCGTTGACGATTGATAACAGCGACCGCCTCTTGCCCCTCGATTTCGATGAAGTGACAATCACCCGGCGCGTGACGCGAACAGGCGAGAATGAGTATTTCATCAACCGCGCTCGTGTCCGACTGCGCGATCTGTTGGCCGCCGTCGAACCACTCGGCGGTTCCTACACGATTATCAATCAGGGTCTGGTTGATGCCGCTCTCACCCTGCGCCCGTCCGAACGCCGCCGGCTGTTTGAAGATGCAGCCGAAATCGGCGGGTTCGAGCTACGCAAAGCCGAAGCCATCCGTCGCCTGCGCGAAAGCGAGACCAACTTGCAGCGCGTCGCCGACTTGCTGGCCGATCTCGAACCCCGCTTGCGCAGCCTGCGCCGTCAGGCCGGACAGGCCCGCCAGTACCGCGAATGGCAGGCCGAACTCCACACGCTGCTGGCTCGCTGGCATCACGCCGGATGGCGCGAAGCGCAGGCTCAGGAACAGCAGGCCCGGCTGCAAGCCCAACAGGCTGAAGACGAACTGGCCCGCCGGCGGGCCGTGCATGCCGGCGCAATGACCGCTGTTCAGGTACACCGGGCGGCCCTGCGCGAACGGCGTGAAGCGCTCGGCGAATTGCATCATCAGGCGGCACTCCTGCATCAGCAGGCAGAAGCGATCCAGCGCGATCTGGCAATCGAACAGGAACGGCTGGCAGCGACCATCCGGCGCAGCGAAGAGGTCGAACGGCAACTGACCATGCTGAGCGACCGCCGCCAGGCGACGACCGATGAGCGTGATCGGATTGCTGCTCAACTGGCCCAGATCGATCAAGAACTGATGACCATCCGGCAGCAGCTTGCCATGGCCGAACGCGAACAACAGGCAGACGCCCAGACACGAGCGAGTCTCGCCGCAGCCCTCACGACGGCCCAGGAACGCGCTTTACAGGCGACGCGCGCAGAGGCGCGTGTGCTCAGTCAGATTGATCAACTGACGGCCCAGCATGAACGGTTACATGGTGAAATTGAACGACTTGCAGCGACGTTACAGCAGGCAACTATCAATGCCACTACCGCCCAGGCCGCGGCTGCCAATGCGCAGATGGCTTTAACCGCTGCCGCGCAGGAATACCAGGCAAGCAGTACAGTCGTCCAAAGCACCAGGCAGGCCGTCGAACAGTTACGTCAAGCGCGTGCGGCACTCGATGAAGAGCGGGCCGGCTGTCGCCACACGCTGGCCGAACGCGAAGCCCGTCTGGAAGCGCTAACCCGGCTGGCCCGTTCCCACGCCGGAACATTTGCCGGCGTGCGCACCGCACTCGAATGGGCTGAACGTCACGGTCGCCGGTTCACCCTGGTACAGCAACTGATCCGGGTACCACCCGAACTGGAGACGGCCATCGAAGTGGCGCTGGGTGCCCGTCTGCAACACATTGTGGTTGAGCAGTGGCGCGACGCCGAAGATGCCATCGCCGAACTCCGCCGCACCGGCGTGGGCCGGGCCACCTTTCTCCCGCTCGACACCCTGCGCCGTCCAGATCACAGCCGTCGGCCTGCCTTCTCATCCCAGGTCATTGGCGTGGCCTCAGAACTGGTCACCTGCGATCCCGATTACGCTATCGTCGTCGATCAACTCCTCGGTCGCACCCTCGTTGTCACCGACCTGGCAACGGCACGCGCCGAAGTGCGCAATCTCCCCCCTGGCTGGACGATTGTCACCCTGGCCGGCGACCAGGTGCAGAGCGGCGGTGCAGTCACCGGTGGTGCACCAACCAAAGAGAGCGGTGCCCTGCGCCGCGAACGTGAACTGCGCGAACTACCGGAACAGGTTGCCGCTGCCCGATCAGCCCTGGCCGCCATTGACGAACGGCGCCAGGCGCTTGATCAGGAGTTGCAGGCAACCATTACCCGCCTCCGTAACGCCGAACAGGCCGAACGCGAAGCTCAACGGCGGCGCGATGCCGCCCGCAACGCGCTGGAGCAGGCGCAACATCGCGCCCGCCAGAGCGAGCAAGAGCAGCAATGGCTGGTGAACCAACAGGAACGTCTGCAACAGGAACTGACATCGCTAACCGCCCAACTCACCTCCCTGCGCGAACAACAAACTGCGTTGCGCCACGAGCGATCAGTTGCCGAGGCCGAACTGGCAGCGTTGCGCGAAAAGCAAGAACAGCAGGCCCAGGCCGATCGTGCCGGACAAGAGCGGCTGGCCAATCTACGGGCCACGCTGACCGCCGGCGAAAGCCGGCAGCGCATGCTCGCCGAATTGCTTGCCGGCCACGAACGCACCCTGGCCGATCTCACGCGCCAGGCTCACGACCTTGAGGCGACCCTAAACGCGCTCCGCAGCGAACGGATCGAGCGTGAAGCTGGTTACGCCACCATGATCACCCGCCAGCAACAGCTCTTGAGCGACCTGCAAACCCTGCGGAGTCACATCGAACCGCTGGAAGCAGAGATAGGCGCTGCGGAAGCTGAACTGTCTCAGCTTGAAGCAGCCGAGGTTCAGGCAACCAACGACCTGCTGGCTGCGGAAGCCGAACACAGCCGGCTCGTGCGCGAAGCGCAACGCGCCAGCGACCGGCTCGAAACACTCTTCGAGCGCGCCGCTGCCGATGGAGTTGACCTGACGGCCCCACCGCCGGCTGAGGAAGGGCCACCGCTATCCGAACTACCGGCAGCCATCGAAGCGTTACGGGCACGCATCCTACGCCTTGGCGTCGTCAATCCCCTCGCACTGGAAGAGTATGAAGAAGCGGCGAACCGCCATGCCTTCCTGACCAGCCAGGCTGCCGATCTACGGGCTGCCAGTGCCACCCTGCACCAGCTCATTGCCGAACTCGACGAAGCAATGCACAGCCGCTTCGAGCACACCTTCAATGCAGTAGCCGGCGAATTCAGTGCCGTATTCCAGGAACTCTTCGGCGGTGGCAGTGCCCGCCTCGAACTCGTCGAAAGCACCGACAGCGACGAACACAACGGCAAGCGCACTGCGCCGGGCGTAGAGATCATTGCCCGCCCGCCGGGCAAACGACCACAAAACATCGCCCTCCTCTCCGGCGGCGAGCGCACACTCACGGCGGTGGCGCTCCTCTTCGCCATCCTGAAAGTCAACCCCAGCCCCTTCTGCATTCTCGACGAAACCGACGCCGCCCTCGACGAGAGCAACATCGGGCGATTCCGCACCATGCTCCAGCGCCTCACCGACCGTACCCAATTCATCGTCATCACCCACAACCGTGGTACGATAGAAGTAGCCGACACCCTGTACGGCGTAAGCATGGGTGACGACGGAGCATCACGGGTTGTCTCGCTGCGTGTCGCCGAATACGTGGGAACAGCGCCATGA
- a CDS encoding PH domain-containing protein → MSYVESLLGRGEQILYIARQHIFVLIVNILTELSLIAILVAAGVASNMAFRNNPAAMIGNISVSNLILLICIVISVIVLISGFLDFLRWNSEQIVITDRRVLQIRGIFNKRVIDSSLEKINDIELRQSIFGRIFNFGTIEILTASGSEGANLMDRIEAPLEFKRALLEAKHNLERGYGYLETDGYVPGRPVGGVIDIQRTLEELARLRDRGILSPEEFEAKKRDLLSRI, encoded by the coding sequence ATGAGTTACGTAGAAAGCCTGCTCGGGCGGGGAGAGCAAATTCTATACATTGCCCGCCAGCACATTTTTGTGTTGATTGTGAACATCTTGACCGAATTGTCGTTGATTGCCATCCTGGTGGCTGCTGGCGTCGCCTCGAATATGGCGTTTCGGAATAATCCGGCAGCGATGATTGGCAATATCAGCGTCAGCAATCTGATTTTGCTGATCTGTATTGTGATCAGTGTGATTGTACTGATCAGTGGTTTTCTCGACTTTTTACGCTGGAATTCGGAGCAAATTGTTATTACTGACCGTCGGGTTTTGCAGATACGTGGGATTTTTAACAAACGGGTGATTGATTCCTCACTCGAAAAGATTAACGATATTGAATTGCGCCAGAGCATTTTCGGGCGTATCTTCAATTTCGGTACTATCGAGATACTCACTGCGTCCGGCAGCGAAGGTGCGAATCTGATGGATCGGATTGAAGCGCCACTGGAATTCAAGCGGGCATTGCTGGAAGCGAAGCATAATCTCGAACGGGGGTATGGCTATCTGGAAACCGATGGCTACGTACCCGGGCGACCGGTTGGTGGGGTGATTGATATTCAGCGCACGTTGGAAGAACTGGCCCGGCTGCGGGATCGGGGGATTCTGTCGCCGGAAGAGTTTGAGGCGAAGAAACGCGATCTGCTCAGCCGTATTTGA